The genome window TGGATCAGGAAAACATAGCCCGGTTTGAAGCCATGCCTGCGGAAGAGGTCCTGTCCTTCATGGAAGGCCTGGATGACCGGTATCTTTCACAGATGCCTTCCCTGCCGGAGCTCGCCGCGAAATACGGAGATCCCGGCAATGAACAGCTTTTCCGGATCAGGGATCTTGTGCTGAAATGGCAGCAGCGTTTCATTGCCGACACCGGAAACACAATCTATGATATGCATGATGAATCCCATCATTTCAGCGTACATATGTAAACCGCATTGATGATATTTCGGAGACTGAAAATGATTGAAAACACTATAGCCAGACTGTTTGAGCTGACAGGTCTGGGAACAGTCCTGCCTCCCGTATCCCCCGTATCCGGCGGTTTGATGCACAGAATGTACCGGGTAAACACGCTGGATCATTCCTATGCCGTAAAGCATCTGAACCCCGGCATCATGAAGCGTCCGGGCGTCATGGATAACTACCGCAGGGCAGAAAAACTGGAACAGATAATCGAAGATGCCGGGATTCCGGTCGTAGCCGCCTTATCGATCAGCGGCCGGAAAATGCAGGAACTGGACGGAGAATACTTCTATATTTTCCGCTGGCAGAACGGCAGTATCACAGACTGGAACAACATCACTCCGGATCAGTGCAGGCAGGCTGGGATCCTGCAGGCCCGGATTCACGCGCTGCAGCCCCGCCATACAGATCATCATGATCCCGAGCTGAGCGCCATTCACTGGTCGGAATACATTGCGGAAGCCTGCAGGCTGGACAGCGTCATCGCTCCCCTGCTGAGAGAAAATGAACAGCTGCTGAACGATGCGCAGAAAGCGTTGAACAACGCCCGGCAGGCGTTGCCTGACATCGGGTGCATCACCAATGACGATATGGATCCCAAGAACGTTATGTGGGATGAGGGCAGGCCGGTAATGATCGATCTGGAGTGTCTGGATTACGGTAACCCTGTATCCAGTGTCATCCAGCTTTCGCTGCAGTGGTCCGGCATCACCACCTGCGATCTGGATCCGGTAAAAACCAAAGCCTTCCTTGACGGATACCTGGAAACCTGGGATAACGGTTTCAGGGATTACGGAAACGTCCTGGGCCTTGCCTATACCTGGATTGAATGGCTGGAATACAACATTACCCGCGCCCTGGGTCAGTGCCGGGACGAAAACGAGCGTGAAATGGGCATCTCGGAAGTCCGCAGCACCCTCAGCCGCATCCGGTATATCCGGGAGAAGGAAAATGATCTCCGTCAGCTGCTGGACCGGATGTTTGCCCGGCAGGAATAGCCATCATGCTTTACAGAGCATATATTTCCGTGCATGCTCAGGCACAGGGTTTTTACCCTGTGTTTTTTATTGACAGCCTGTTCAGTTGGTTTATACTGTTACCAGGCGAAAACAGGCATATTACTGATCGGGAGGATGATAAATATGGCCGAGCAGAAAAATGACAAGGCTCGTGAAGTGGAGCAGAACCTGCTTGCTGTCAGCCGTCTGAATGATGATCAGCTTTTTGAGCGGCTCAAAACAGAACCTGACGGTCTGAACCAGGTGGAGGCTGCCGAACGTCTGGAGGAGTACGGCAGGAACATCATTGACGTCAGCAGTGAGAACAGTCTTCTCAGCCGGATCAGGGAAGCCCTGATCAATCCATTCAATATTGTCCTGATGATCGTTGCGATCGTCACGCTGATTACGGATGTCATCCTGGCGGATCAGCCGAATCCCGCCACCTTTATCATGCTGGTGCTGATCATTCTGATCTCCGGCATCATCTCCTTCGTCCAGTCCGAAAAATCCAACAACGCGGCCCAGAAGCTGCAGAAGATGATCGCCAACAAGATCGACGTCATCCGCAACGGCAGCGTCATGGAGATTGACATTGATGAGGCAGTTCCCGGCGATATCGTGAAGCTCGCTTCCGGAGACATGATCCCCGGTGATGTACGCTTTGTTGAATCCAAAGACCTCTTCATTGACCAGTCCCAGCTCACCGGTGAAAGCAATCCCGTCGAAAAATTTGCCGGGCCCGATCCGGACGGCGACAGCCTGACGGATATCGACAACATCGGCTTCATGGGCAGCAATATTGTTTCAGGCAGCGCGAAGGGCGTGATCCTGGCCACCGGAAACAGTACCTATTTCGGCAGTATGGCCAAAAGCCTGAACACCTATAAGGACAAGAGCAGCTTTGAGGAAAACCTGAGTTCCATCAGCCGCCTGCTTATCAGCTTCATGGTGATCATGGTGCCCATCATCTTCATTGCCAACTTCATCACCAAGGGCAACTGGCTTGAATCCCTGATGTTCGGCATCACCATCGCCGTCGGCATCATGCCGGAAATGCTCCCCGTGATCATGACATCCTCCCTGGCCAAGGGCGCTGTCAATATGTCCCGCAAGCAGACCATCGTCAAACGTCTCAGTTCCATCCAGACCTTCGGCGAAATGGATGTCTTCTGTACGGATAAAACCGGCACCCTGACCCAGGATGAGATCGTCCTGGAAAAATATATGGACGTGCTGGGACGCGAAGACATACGGATCCTCCGTCATGCCTTCCTGAACAGTTATTTCCAGACCGGCCTGAAAAACCTGATGGACCTGGCCATCATCAGCCGGGCGGAAAAAGAAGACCTTTCCTTCCTGAAGGAAGCTTACAACCGTGAGGATGAGATCCCCTTCGACTTCAGCCGCCGCCGGATGAGCGTTGTGCTGCGGGACAAGCAGGGTAAGCGCCAGCTGATCACCAAGGGTGCCGTTGAGGAAATGCTTTCCATCTGCTCCTTCATCGAGATCGACGGCGAAGTAAAGCCCATCACGCCTGAATTGGTCGCCAACGCGCAGAAGATTGCGGATGAAAACAACGCGGAAGGCATTCGCGTCATTGCCGTAGCCCAGAAAAACGAAGTGCATGACGTGGAAACCTTCGGTGTACAGGACGAGAGCAGCATGGTGCTGATCGGCTTTGTCGGCTTCCTTGATCCGCCGAAGCCTTCCGCCGGCACAGCTATTGCCGCCCTGCAGAGGAACGGCGTCCGTACCGTGGTCCTGACCGGCGACAACGAAGGCGTTGCCGTTGCCATCTGCGGACGCCTGGGCATTGACACAGGCTATACCCTCACGGGTGCCAAAGTGGAGGCCATGAACGATGAGGAGCTGAAGGAAGCCTGCGAGAAATGCCATATTTTCTCCAAGCTTTCTCCCTATCAGAAGCAGCGCGTCGTAAAAGCCTTCCAGTCCAACGGCCACATCGTCGGCTATATGGGTGACGGCATCAACGACAGCCTGCCCCTCAAGCAGTCGGATGTCGGTATTTCCGTGGATACCGCCGTGGATATCGCCAAGGAAGTTGCGGATATCATTTTGCTGGAGAAGGACCTGCAGGTGCTGGAGGAGGGCGTCATCGAAGGCCGCCGGACCTTTGCGAACATGTCCAAGTATCTGAAGATGACCGTCAGCGGCAACTTCGGCAACATGTTCTCCGTGCTGATCGCGAGTATTTTCCTGCCCTTCCTGCCGATGCTTCCGATCCACATCCTGGTGCAGAACCTGCTGAATGACTTTGCCCAGCTGGGCATGCCCTTCGACCATGTGGAAGACCGGTATATCGAAAAACCGAAGCGCTGGGATATTCCGGGCATCAAGAAGTTTATGATCTTCTTCGGTCTGCTCAGTACGGTGCTGGATGTACTTTGCTTCCTGGTTCTGTGGTTTGTGTTCAAATACAACAACACTTCCCTCGCGGGATACTTCCAGTGCGGCTGGTTCATGTTCGGCGTTATCTCCCAGACCATGGTTATCCATACAATCCGCACACCGAAGATTCCCTTCATCCAGGACCGTGCTTCAAAACAGCTGACACTGTCCACCGTGCTTGTCTGTATCATCACGCTGCTGATTGGCTTCACCGGAATTGCGGTGCTCTTCAGTCTGCCGGTTATGCCGCTCACCTTCCTGGCCTGGATGGCCGGCCTGATGGTTGTCTACACTGTCCTGGCACAAATCATGAAGGTGATCTATATCCGGATCAACAGGGAATGGGTCTGATATTCTTTATCACCGGGCGGGCTTGAAGTGCCCGCCCGGTGATGTATAATATCCGGTATGATCTTCTTCCGTTTTCCATCTGGGATGGATCACGGGAAACCTGAAAGGATTGATCCGTTATGGGTATCACCACAGAACAGGTATCTGCGCAGGCGGAGCAGGCTGTCACCGCTTTGCTTCAGGAAAACCGGCCGCATTTTAATCCGGTAAAACTGCTGGTCATCGGCGGCAGTTCCAGTGAGATCGCCGGCGGCACCATCGGCCATAACTCCACCTATGAATATGGAGAAGCAGTGGTGGAAGCCGTGATGAAAGTATGTCGTGAAGCCGGCGTGGCACCCGCTTTCCAGTGCTGTGAGCACCTGAACAGGGCGCTCATTATGGAAAGGGAAACCGCGGAACGCTATGGTTATGAGATCGTCTGGGTTATACCGCGGATCAAAGCCGGCGGTTCCCTGGCCACTGCTGCCTGGAAACGGTTTAAAGACCCCGTGGCAGTTCTGGCTGTCCAGGCGGATGCCGGTCTGGATATCGGCCAGACCCTGATCGGTATGCATCTGCGCCGTGTGGCTGTACCCGTGCGTCTCAGCATCTCCCGGGTCGGCGAAGCACGGATCACCGCTGCCCGTACCCGTCCCCTGCTGGTCGGCGGTGAACGGGCCAGGTACGTTCCGGAATCTGAGGAAACCCTGTAAAAAGCTTTCAGAGCATCGCTGTTTTGTAAAAAATGTAAATTGTGCAAAAATGTGCAAATCGTCCTTGACAAAACCGGTTTCGTTCTGTTATTATGCACTTCCACACGCTTGCAGGACATAGAATCCGTAAGCCTCTGCGTAGAAAAAATACGGCAGAGGCTTTTATATTTTTGCCGGGAAAGGACGATTATGGAATCAGTCACATTACCCGAACATCCATCCGCGAAGGAAGAATATCTTCATCTTCAGCAGGCCTGTGATACCATTGACCGGGAGATCAGGGAAGTGGAAGCCCTCACCGGGGCAAAAGCCGGCGAAGAGATGGACGTTCACGCGAACATTATTCCCGATGACCAGGAGGAGGTATACCTCCAGCTGTTCAAATCCAAGCTGGACCGACTGCGGCAGCTCGCCATGGCCATCGGCCAGGCATACTTCGCCCGGCTGGACTTCACTCCCGCCGGCAGTTCTCCGGAAACCTGGTACCTGGGCCGCTGGGGTGTCCTGGATCCTGTTGCGCTGACCCCTGTTGTGGTGGACTGGCGTTCCCCCGTTGCCAACCTGTACTACTCCGGCCAGATCGGGAAAATGGATTACGAGGCCCCGGACGGCCACGTGGAGGGAGAACTGACCCTAAAGCGCATGCTGACAGTACGGGAACGGGAACTGATCAGCCTGTTCGACAGCGGGATCGTCTCCCAGGAGGCATACCTGCAGAGCGTGCTGGGCAGCATTTCCTCGGACCGCCTGAAGGAGATCGTCACAACGATCCAGGCGGAACAGAACATTGTGATCCGCTATCCCCTCTCCTCCAACCTGCTGGTGCAGGGAGCGGCCGGAAGCGGAAAAACCACCATCGCGCTTCACCGGATCGCCTACCTTCTCTACACCTTCCAGAAAACCCTGCGGCCGGAAAACATGATGATCCTGGCCCCCAACCCGCTCTTCCTCTCCTATATCTCCCAGGTCCTTCCGGATCTGGGCGTGGAACGGGTTGTCCAGACCACCTTTGAAAGCTGGTGCCGGGAAGGCATGGGACGGCGGATGCCGAAGATCCTGCGGGAAAGCAGGCTGGAAAAGAACCTGTCCCTCACGGAAGCGGAACGGGAAAAAGCCGGCCGGCTGCTCCGTCTGAAAGGTTCCCTTTCCGTCATGAAGAAGCTGGAAAACTGGCTGGATCGCCTGCAGGATTCCGTGCTGCCGGAGAACGGTTTCAAAATGGCCGGCGTTCCCCTCATGGACCGAAAGGAACTGGAAAACATCTTCCTCCGGGATCTCCGTTATTTCCCGCTGGAGCAGCGCGTCAGCGAGCTGAAAAAGATCGTCCGGAAGCGTGTCCAGTCCGCCGCGGCCATCCTGAAAGAACGGTACAACGCCAATGCGGAGCAGATGGTTCTGAAGATCCGGGCCAACATGCGGGAAAGCGCCCTGCGGCAGCAGAAGATCAAGGACCTGTACACGGTCCGGGATCAGCGGTATAAGGAGATTGATGCCCGGGCGGAAGAATATATGAACCGGTACCGGGAAAGATTTGCCCTTCCGGATCTGCCGGGTCTCTACCGGGCTTTCCTCCGGGAATGTGTGCCGGAAGCTTATACCGAAGAGGAAGCCCTGCGGCAGGAAGACCTGCCGATGCTGGTAATGATCTGCAAAGCGGTCTTCGGGCTGAAGACAAAGCAGATGAAGCATATCGTCATTGACGAATGCCAGGACTTCTCTCCCTTCCAGATTGAATTGCTGAAGCAGGCCAATCCCGCGGCCACCTTCACCCTGGTCGGAGACCTTTATCAGGGGATCCTGGCGGATGAGGGCATCCGCAGCTGGGAGGAATGGAAGGAGCCCATCTTTGAAAACAAGGCGAATCTGAAACAGCTGACCGTCAGCTACCGGAACACAGTGGAGATCATGAACCTGGCCCAGACCGTTTCCGCCCGTTATCCAATCCCGGGCATCTGTGAAACAAAGCCGGTGCTGCGGCATGGTGAAGCCCCGAAGATCATCCGGGCAGAGAGTGAAAAAGAGCGTCTTTCCCGGATCTGTGACCAGGTGCGTGTCTGGCGGCAGGAAGGCTATCACAGCATCGCCCTGATCGAAAAAACAGCGGAACAGGCAAAGAAGCTGTACCGGCAGATCGGTCAGGAACTGGATGCCCATCTGCTTTCGGAAACGGATGCCGAATACCGGGGAGGCGTGCTCATCCTCCCGGCCAGCATTGTCAAGGGCATGGAATTTGACTGCGTGGGTATCTGCGATGCCTCCGCCGAAAACTTCCCGGATGATGAATTTCTCTGCCGCATCCTGTATGTCATGATGACCCGTCCCCTGCACCGTCTGGCCATCTGGCACAAAGGCGACCTTTCTCCCCTCCTGCCCAATACTCCGTAAATTACATTCAAAGAAAGCGCGTTCCACGCGCTTTCCTCCGCCATTATTCATTATTCATTATTCATTTTTAAGTCTTAAGTTTTAAGTAATTTCCGGCCTCAGCCGGAAATCCCATACAAGGAGGCCCCCATGATCGAAACTCCCCGCCTTCTCCTCCGCGAGTACACCCTCGATGATTTCCCTTCCCTCTACGAGATCCTGTCCGATCCGGAGACCATGCAGCATTATCCAGCTCCCTATGATGAGGAGAAAACCAGGCTCTGGATCACCTGGAACCTGGACAATTATGAGAAATACGGTTTCGGTCTCTGGGCGATTATCCTGAAGGAAACCGGTGAATTCATCGGGGATTGCGGCATCACCCTCCAGAATATCGATGGTGAAATCCTGCCGGAAATCGGTTATCATATTCATAAAAAGTACTGGAGGCGCGGGTTCGCGAAGGAAGCAGCCCGGGCTGTCCGGGACTGGGGTTTCCGTAACACGGATTACGACACCTTCTATTCCTATATGAAGTACACAAACATAGGATCCTGGTTCACGGCCTTGGCCAACGGAATGAAAAAGATCAAGGAATATCCGGACCCGAAGAACACCGTCTCATACGCGTTTGCCATCACCCGTGATGAATGGGAGAAGCTGCAGCAGGCAGCAAACAACTGATTCTTTCCCCTCGGCAATTCTTTTCTCTGACCGTCAAAAATATCATAAAGGAGCGGAACTATGGAAGAGTACAGCAAGCAGCACAAGAAAGCCTGGGAGTACAACGCCTATGATTTCTGGGTCACGCACGCCGGAACCCCGGCTGAACGGGCAAAGGAAGATATGGCCGCCCCCGAAAAGATGCTGAGGAAGTACGCGCGCTACTTCGACCGTTATGAAGGCATCCGGATCGCCAATATCTGCGGCTCCTGCGGAAAGAAGGCCATCCCCTTGGCACTGCTTGGGGCAGATGTGACAGTTTTCGATATCTCCGAGCAGAACAGGCAGTACGCCATGGAAACGGCGGAAGCCGCGCATGTTTGTCTCCATTATGTAGTGTGTGATGTCCTGGAGATTGACCTGGAGAAGTATGGCAGTTCCTTTGACGTAGTGTTTATGGAAGGCGGGATTCTCCATTACTTCCATGACATCGATGAGTTTATGAGGATCATGTATTCCCTGCTGAAGCCCGGCGGAAAAATGATCTGCAGTGATTTCCATCCCTTCACAAAGATCAATGACAGCCTGAAAATGGGAATGCCTGTTATGAGTTATTTCTCCACTGATATCATTGAGGCTGAAATGGCCCATTCCCGGTTCTTTGAGGATGAGATCCGCCGTCAGATGCCGAAGTGCAGCCTCAGGAAATACACCATCAGCGAGATCCTGAACGCCATCATCCGCAGCGGCTTCACCCTGAAGCAGTTTGATGAACATCCCTCCTGGGAAGATGACAGGCTGCCGGGCGAATTCACCGCCATTGCGATTAAGGAATGAGTGCGGAAATAAGGAGCGGAACATCGTGAAAGAGCTGAAACAGAAGCACCTGGACAGGCGGGAATGGTATTCCGATACCGATCGGGAATTTGCCTGTATGTATCACCGGGATGACTGCTTTGCCGGTGCGGTCGGGCTGCTGACCTTCACAGGTCTCCCAAAGCCGGAATATGTCAATTCCGTCCGGGGTGAAATGTGTATCGCGGACAAGGGGTACCAGTGGCTGGAGCTCGTCCCAGAAAACGGTCACTGGGCTTTGACCGCCATGTTCCGGGATGATGAGCTGTTCGAACAGTATATTGACATCACCCTGGAGAACGAAGTGTCTGCTGACGGAAATGCCGTATTCACCGACCTGCTCCTGGACGTTGTCATCCTGCGGGACGGAAAACCGGTCGTTCTGGATATGGAAGAACTGGAGGATTCGTTTGCGGGCGGTGCCGTCACACAGGAACAGGTCGAACTGGCAAAGCGGACTGCCGATACGATTATGGCCTTCTATGCAGCCAACAGGGAGCAGATCATCCGGAA of Aristaeella lactis contains these proteins:
- a CDS encoding class I SAM-dependent methyltransferase, with translation MEEYSKQHKKAWEYNAYDFWVTHAGTPAERAKEDMAAPEKMLRKYARYFDRYEGIRIANICGSCGKKAIPLALLGADVTVFDISEQNRQYAMETAEAAHVCLHYVVCDVLEIDLEKYGSSFDVVFMEGGILHYFHDIDEFMRIMYSLLKPGGKMICSDFHPFTKINDSLKMGMPVMSYFSTDIIEAEMAHSRFFEDEIRRQMPKCSLRKYTISEILNAIIRSGFTLKQFDEHPSWEDDRLPGEFTAIAIKE
- the mgtA gene encoding magnesium-translocating P-type ATPase — encoded protein: MINMAEQKNDKAREVEQNLLAVSRLNDDQLFERLKTEPDGLNQVEAAERLEEYGRNIIDVSSENSLLSRIREALINPFNIVLMIVAIVTLITDVILADQPNPATFIMLVLIILISGIISFVQSEKSNNAAQKLQKMIANKIDVIRNGSVMEIDIDEAVPGDIVKLASGDMIPGDVRFVESKDLFIDQSQLTGESNPVEKFAGPDPDGDSLTDIDNIGFMGSNIVSGSAKGVILATGNSTYFGSMAKSLNTYKDKSSFEENLSSISRLLISFMVIMVPIIFIANFITKGNWLESLMFGITIAVGIMPEMLPVIMTSSLAKGAVNMSRKQTIVKRLSSIQTFGEMDVFCTDKTGTLTQDEIVLEKYMDVLGREDIRILRHAFLNSYFQTGLKNLMDLAIISRAEKEDLSFLKEAYNREDEIPFDFSRRRMSVVLRDKQGKRQLITKGAVEEMLSICSFIEIDGEVKPITPELVANAQKIADENNAEGIRVIAVAQKNEVHDVETFGVQDESSMVLIGFVGFLDPPKPSAGTAIAALQRNGVRTVVLTGDNEGVAVAICGRLGIDTGYTLTGAKVEAMNDEELKEACEKCHIFSKLSPYQKQRVVKAFQSNGHIVGYMGDGINDSLPLKQSDVGISVDTAVDIAKEVADIILLEKDLQVLEEGVIEGRRTFANMSKYLKMTVSGNFGNMFSVLIASIFLPFLPMLPIHILVQNLLNDFAQLGMPFDHVEDRYIEKPKRWDIPGIKKFMIFFGLLSTVLDVLCFLVLWFVFKYNNTSLAGYFQCGWFMFGVISQTMVIHTIRTPKIPFIQDRASKQLTLSTVLVCIITLLIGFTGIAVLFSLPVMPLTFLAWMAGLMVVYTVLAQIMKVIYIRINREWV
- a CDS encoding phosphotransferase enzyme family protein — encoded protein: MIENTIARLFELTGLGTVLPPVSPVSGGLMHRMYRVNTLDHSYAVKHLNPGIMKRPGVMDNYRRAEKLEQIIEDAGIPVVAALSISGRKMQELDGEYFYIFRWQNGSITDWNNITPDQCRQAGILQARIHALQPRHTDHHDPELSAIHWSEYIAEACRLDSVIAPLLRENEQLLNDAQKALNNARQALPDIGCITNDDMDPKNVMWDEGRPVMIDLECLDYGNPVSSVIQLSLQWSGITTCDLDPVKTKAFLDGYLETWDNGFRDYGNVLGLAYTWIEWLEYNITRALGQCRDENEREMGISEVRSTLSRIRYIREKENDLRQLLDRMFARQE
- a CDS encoding TIGR01440 family protein, whose protein sequence is MGITTEQVSAQAEQAVTALLQENRPHFNPVKLLVIGGSSSEIAGGTIGHNSTYEYGEAVVEAVMKVCREAGVAPAFQCCEHLNRALIMERETAERYGYEIVWVIPRIKAGGSLATAAWKRFKDPVAVLAVQADAGLDIGQTLIGMHLRRVAVPVRLSISRVGEARITAARTRPLLVGGERARYVPESEETL
- a CDS encoding GNAT family N-acetyltransferase — translated: MIETPRLLLREYTLDDFPSLYEILSDPETMQHYPAPYDEEKTRLWITWNLDNYEKYGFGLWAIILKETGEFIGDCGITLQNIDGEILPEIGYHIHKKYWRRGFAKEAARAVRDWGFRNTDYDTFYSYMKYTNIGSWFTALANGMKKIKEYPDPKNTVSYAFAITRDEWEKLQQAANN
- a CDS encoding DUF402 domain-containing protein, whose protein sequence is MKELKQKHLDRREWYSDTDREFACMYHRDDCFAGAVGLLTFTGLPKPEYVNSVRGEMCIADKGYQWLELVPENGHWALTAMFRDDELFEQYIDITLENEVSADGNAVFTDLLLDVVILRDGKPVVLDMEELEDSFAGGAVTQEQVELAKRTADTIMAFYAANREQIIRKLFEYRSFFREHL
- a CDS encoding HelD family protein, with the protein product MESVTLPEHPSAKEEYLHLQQACDTIDREIREVEALTGAKAGEEMDVHANIIPDDQEEVYLQLFKSKLDRLRQLAMAIGQAYFARLDFTPAGSSPETWYLGRWGVLDPVALTPVVVDWRSPVANLYYSGQIGKMDYEAPDGHVEGELTLKRMLTVRERELISLFDSGIVSQEAYLQSVLGSISSDRLKEIVTTIQAEQNIVIRYPLSSNLLVQGAAGSGKTTIALHRIAYLLYTFQKTLRPENMMILAPNPLFLSYISQVLPDLGVERVVQTTFESWCREGMGRRMPKILRESRLEKNLSLTEAEREKAGRLLRLKGSLSVMKKLENWLDRLQDSVLPENGFKMAGVPLMDRKELENIFLRDLRYFPLEQRVSELKKIVRKRVQSAAAILKERYNANAEQMVLKIRANMRESALRQQKIKDLYTVRDQRYKEIDARAEEYMNRYRERFALPDLPGLYRAFLRECVPEAYTEEEALRQEDLPMLVMICKAVFGLKTKQMKHIVIDECQDFSPFQIELLKQANPAATFTLVGDLYQGILADEGIRSWEEWKEPIFENKANLKQLTVSYRNTVEIMNLAQTVSARYPIPGICETKPVLRHGEAPKIIRAESEKERLSRICDQVRVWRQEGYHSIALIEKTAEQAKKLYRQIGQELDAHLLSETDAEYRGGVLILPASIVKGMEFDCVGICDASAENFPDDEFLCRILYVMMTRPLHRLAIWHKGDLSPLLPNTP